Proteins found in one Primulina eburnea isolate SZY01 chromosome 16, ASM2296580v1, whole genome shotgun sequence genomic segment:
- the LOC140817563 gene encoding NADPH-dependent diflavin oxidoreductase 1-like: MSSLWNILYQMNPKLLPNGPVFVNPDAALIDRPRAQIIYHDINEGVPPVSNATGLKYLEMQVERTRSMTPAVPSGKNRPECFLKMTKNLRLSREGSGKDVRHFEFDAVSSSIEYEVGDVLEILPGQSSAAVDAFIQRCNLNPESYITVCSSPFEFLYRCFFLKIFSVFSVCQYHKCNTIPS; encoded by the exons ATGTCCTCCTTGTGGAATATATTATATCAAATGAATCCCAAATTACTTCCAAATGGTCCAGTTTTTGTCAATCCAGATGCAGCTTTAATTGATCGACCTAGAGCACAAATTATATATCATGACATCAATGAAGGGGTACCACCAGTTTCAAATGCCACAG GTTTGAAGTATCTTGAGATGCAGGTTGAGAGGACCCGTTCAATGACTCCTGCAGTACCTTCTGGGAAGAACAGGCCTGAGTGCTTCCTGAAAATG ACCAAGAATCTTCGATTAAGTAGAGAGGGCAGTGGGAAGGATGTGCGCCACTTTGAGTTCGATGCTGTTTCATCT TCAATAGAATATGAAGTGGGCGATGTTCTTGAGATTCTTCCAGGTCAAAGTTCTGCCGCAGTAGATGCTTTCATACAGCGTTGTAATTTGAACCCTGAGTCTTACATAACTGTATGTAGTTCTCCATTTGAATTTCTTTATCGGTGCTTTTTCTTGAAGattttttcagtgttttccgTGTGCCAATATCACAAATGTAATACTATCCCCTCTTGA